Within Verrucomicrobiota bacterium, the genomic segment GGAGCTTTTCCAACAAGTCATTGATCGCGATGGCGAATTCCTGCTGCCGGCCCGCCGCAAGCAAGCAGAGCTTCTCATTCGCCAAGGGACCCCCGAGGAAGCCGTCGCTCTCTTGGACAGCCTCATTTCCGAACTGCAAGCCGAGGGAGCCCCCCGAGACGTGGCCAGCGCCATGCTGCTCCGGGCCCGGGCCTTGCCCCTGGTGAAGACCGAAGACGTCCGCACCCAGATGCAAGCAGCCGCGCAACAACTCCGTCCCCTGCTGGCAGATTCCAGCCTGGGGGGCGACCAGTTGAATGAGGCCGCCTACCAGCTGGGCCGCCTCTTGACGCTTTTGGAAAGACCCGATGAAGCCTTGGAAGTCTACCATGACCGCCTCTTCGAAGGCGAAGCCCCCCCCCAGAACCAGCCGCCTGGTTACGGTTCTCTCTTTCGCTGCGGCTTGGCCGCCATTTCCCTGCTCGAATCCCGCCAACACTGGGAAGCCGCCGCCCGGATAGCCGACCGGCTGACCCGCCTTCCCGGACCGCGTGCCAGCGAGGCGCAAGAGCTGGCCAAGCGGATTCGCCTCCAGCACATGCTCTGGGATTGAGCGGCCATCCGGCCCGGCTCCACTTCGCGCAAGTGCTTGCCAAATTCGGCATGGCGAGTGCAGCGAACCTCAGGTAATACCAACCCGCCAGATCAGCTGCTAGAAGTCACCGCGCACATGTCCTCTCTTCCCTTCCTCGTTGTCAACGCAGGCAGTTCCTCTCTCAAGCTCGCGCTCATCGAGCCCGCCAGCGGTCGATCGCTCTCCCAAGCCATCGCGGAGAACCTCCTGACCCCCCAGAGCCGGGTGCGCCTCCAGGGAGATCCGGGTGAGACCCAGCAAATTGCAGAAAGCGATCTCAATCACCGTCAAGCCCTCGAGCTGATCCTACCAAAGTTGGAGGCACTCGCCTCGCTGGAAGCCCCCCTGCCCGGGGTCGGTCACCGCGTGGTGCACGGCGGGGAGCATTTCCGCTCCTCCGTCCGCGTCGATCAGGAGGTCCTCCGCAAAATCGAATCCTGCAACCAACTGGCCCCCTTGCACAACCCTTGGGCACTCAAAGGCATTCACAGCCTTCTTGAAAGCCGCCCTGGCCTCCCGCAAGTGGCCGTCTTCGACACCGCCTTCCACCAAACCCTCCCGCCGCACTCCTTTCGCTACGCCCTTCCCGAAACCCTTTACACCAAGGGCCACGTGCGCCGCTACGGGTTCCACGGCATCAGCTACGCTTACCTTTTGGAAGAAACGGCCGCACGGCTCGGGCGGCCGGCGGAATCGCTCTCTCTCCTCCTGGCCCATCTCGGGAATGGCTGCTCCGCCTGTGCGGTGCGCGAAGGGAGGTCCGTGGACACCACCATGGGCTTGACGCCGCTGGAGGGATTGACCATGGGGACCCGCTCGGGCGATGTCGACCCCAATCTCCTGCTCTACCTGCACGACACCATGGGGCTCTCGCTGGAGGATGGCACCAGCCTCTTGAACAAACAAAGTGGCTTGCTCGGTCTCTCGGGGCGCTCCAATGACATGCGAGAAATTCTCGAAGGGGTCCAGAGTGGTGACCCGGCCTGCCTCCTCGCCTTCGAGGTCTTCTGCTTCCGCTTGGCCAAAGGACTACTCGGTCTCACGGCCTCCCTGGACCGAGTGGACGCCCTCGTCTTCTCGGGGGGCATCGGCGAGCACGCGGCAGCCGTGCGAGAAAAAACCCTCAGCCACCTCCGCCTTCTCGGAGTGGTCATCGATCCCGAGCGCAACGCCCAACACGGAGCCGAAAGCGCAGGTCTCATCAGCGCCCCCGAAAGCGCCTTCCCTTGTCAGGTGGTGCCCACCAACGAAGAACTCCGCATCGCCCGCGAGGCCTCCCGCCTCCTTCTCCCATGAAACACGCCTTCTTTCTTGTTCCCTCCTCCTCCAGCGTAGGTCTCACCACCATCTCGCTGGGCGTGGTGCGGGCGCTGGAGCGTCGTGGAGCCGGAGTCGGCTTCATGAAGCCCATCGCGCAGCCCCGTCCCGAAGACACCGGACCAGAGCGCTCGACCGCCTACGCTCAACATATCCTTCAGCGCACCCCCGCCACGCCCATCCCGCTGGGCGAAGCCAGCCGACTCTTCCACGAGGGCAAAGTCCACGACCTGATGGAGGAAGTGGTCAATCGTTATGAACGCTCGACCACCGACTGCGATGTCGTCATCGTGGAGGGCCTCGTGAGCACCGAGGAGGACCGCATCTCCACCCAGCTCAATCAAGAAATCGCCCGCACCCTCGGGGCGGAAGTTATCCTGGTGGACGTCCTCAGGGATGGCAACCTGCTCACTCTCGACCAGCGGCTCCGCACCGCTGGCTCCATGTTCGGCGGCATTCAATCCCGGCACGTGGTTGGATGCATCCTCAATCGGATTGAAAGCCCAGAGGGCGTGGATCCCGAGCACTTCCTCCAAAACATCCAGACCCAGCTTCCCTGCCTCCAACTGACCAGCTTCACCCTGCTCGGCTCCATCCCGGCCAGCCCCAATCTCTTGCAGCCACGGATGCGAGACATCGTGGACCATCTCAAAGCGGAGGTCATCGAGCGGGGCGAGATGGATCAACGTCGCGTCTCGAGCCATCACCTTCTGGCCCGGACCGTGCCGAACCTCATCCATGTTTTCTCGGCCGGCTCCCTCATTTTGACCCCGGCCGACCGCGAAGACATCCTCATGGCGGCCGCTCTCGCGAGCATTCGCGGTCAGATGCTGGCCGGAGTCATCCTGACCGGGGGCAAGGAGATCGGCCCGAATCGCAACGTGCTTCAGCTCTGCCGCCCCGCCTTCGAGGCCGGTCTCCCTCTGGCTCTCGCCACGGGTTCCAGCATTCGGGTGGTCAATCGACTCGCCACACTCAACACGGAAATCCCCATTGATGACACCGAGAGACTGGACAGCACACTCGACTTCATCGCCCGGCGGATCGATGTGCAATGGATCCTCGAGGACTCGGCCATCGAGATCGAACGCCGCCTCTCGCCCCCGGCTTTCCGCTTCCAGTTGGCGGAGCGCGCCCGCCAAGCCAACAAGCGTATCCTCCTGCCCGAGGGCGATGAACCCCGCACCTTGCGCGCGGCCGTCTCGTGTCACGAGCGTCGCATCGCCCGCTGCGTCCTCCTCGGCTCACCCGAGACCATCCAGCAAGCCGCCGCCGCCCAGGGAATCAATTTGCCCGACGGCCTCGAAATCCTCGATCCCGGGGAGCACCGCGACCGCTACATCGCCCCCCTCGTGGAAGCCCGGAAACACAAGAACCTGACCGAAGCTATGGCGGCCGAAGCCCTCGAGGACAATGTCTTCCTGGCCACCGTCATGCTGCTGGAAAACGATGCCGATGGCCTCGTCTCCGGCGCCGTCCACTCCACTGCCAACACCATCCGCCCCGCGCTCCAGCTCATCAAAACCAAAGAAGGCGCTCACGTCGTCTCCTCGGTCTTCTTCATGTGCCTCCCGGACCAAGTGCTCGTCTACGGAGACTGCGCGGTCAATACCAACCCGGATGCGGAAACCCTGGCCGATATCGCGCTCCGCTCCGCCGAATCGGCCGAAGCCTTCGGCATCCCGCCTCGCGTGGCCCTCATCAGCTACTCCACTGGGGCCTCGGGAGCGGGGGAGGATGTCGACAAGGTCCGGCGCGCGACCGAGCTCGCCCAAAAAATGCGGCCCGACCTCCCAATCGATGGCCCCTTGCAGTATGACGCGGCCGCCATTCCCGAAATCGGCGCCTCCAAGGCCCCGGGCAGCCCCGTCGCCGGCCAGGCCACCGTCTTCATCTTTCCGGATCTCAACACCGGCAACACCACCTACAAAGCCGTCCAGCGCTCGGCCAAAGTGGTCTCGATCGGCCCCATGCTCCAAGGCCTCCGCAAACCGGTCAATGACCTGAGTCGAGGCGCGCTGGTCGATGATATCATCTACACCATCGCCCTGACAGCCATCCAAGCGGACCAAGAGTGAAGGCCACCCGCTCCCCGGCCCGAACGGGGCGGGAAAGAGCCCCTTCTTTACTTTCTCACGGGGAGGGGCTTAACTGCGCCTCCCCATGCCAGAGGCCACGGTCAGCACGCAATTCTTCTCCCTCCCAGAGTTCACTTTCAGCGCTGGCCCCACCCTTTCCGGACTCCAGTTGGCCTACGAAACCTACGGCACCCTCAATGCCGACCGCAGCAACGCCATCCTCCTCTTCCACGCCCTGAGCGGGACCCAGCACGCCTCCGGCCACAACCCCTCCATCCCAGAAATCGGCAAAATCTGGACCGAAGATTGCCACCTCGGCTGGTGGAGTGATTTCATCGGCCCCGGCAAGGCCATCGATACCGAGCGCTTCTTCGTTCTCTGCCCGAACTACCTCGGCGGCTGCTACGGGTCGAGCGGCCCCTCCTCGCTCAATCCAGCGACGGGCTGTCCCTGGGGTTCCTCCTTCCCTCACATCTCGGCCTCGGACCAAGTCCAGTCCGCGGCCCAGTTGCTCGACTCGTTTGGCATCCAGCAATTGCACGCCTGCATCGGCCCCTCCGTCGGCGGTCTGCTGGCCCTGACCTTCGCCACCAACCTCCCAGAGCGCGTTCGTCACGTCATCCCCATCGCGAGCGGTTTCCAGACCACCGTTCTCAATCGCCTCATTCTCTTCGAGCAGATTTTGGCGATCGAGAACGACCCCAACTTCCACGGGGGCGACTACTACCAAGGACCGGCCCCGGAATACGGGCTGGCCATTGCCCGCATGATTTCTCACAAAACCTTCGTCCACCTGGACGCCTTCGAAAAACGCGCTCGCCAGGAAATCCTTCAGGAGGAAGAAATGCTGGCCTGGTTTCGCGTTCGCGACCCCTTCCAGAGCTACATGCTCCACCAAGGAAAAAAGTTCGTCGAGCGTTTCGACGCCAACACCTACCTTCGCATCAACGACATGTGGTCGCGCTACAACGCCCTGACCGAGGGCGGAGCCGACAGCATCGAGGCCCTCTTCGGCCGCTGCCAAAAGGCGGGGCAGCGCTTTCTCATCTTCTCGATCGATAGCGACTTCTGCTTCTACCCGGAAGAACAAGAACACCTTCATCAACTCCTCCACGGGGCCGGCGTGGATTCCATGCACATCACGGTTCACTCCGACAAAGGTCACGACTCCTTCCTCCTGGAACCCGCCTTCTACACCCCCCATATCTCCTACATTTTGGAGAGCGGGTAATACCAGGCTACCGGATCAGCTGCTAGAACGGCCGCCCCCCTGAAACCTCCCATCCCTTCACCCCGCTTGATCTCCTCGATCAATCTTGGCATCCGGCAAGGCCTCCCTGAGTGCCGCGACCCCTGCGGAAGAAGCATCGCTCTGCCAAAGATACACCTCCTGCAAGCCGGTCAGTTTCTCCAGGTGCTGGAGTCCCTCGTCGGTGATAGGGGTGTCATAGAGATTGAGGTATTCCAAGGCAAAGGCCCCCTGGGCCAAAGCCAAGAGAGTCTGGTCATCCGCGCCCGAGCGCTGCAAGCGCAGTTCTCGCACGCGCGACATCGTCTTCCACTGGATCTCGGCCTCGGCCGCAAACTGGACGCGGGAAAGATCGAGGGAGTGAAGATTGGGCGCCAGGGCATTGAGGGCCGCCACTTCTTCGGGCCCCAGGCGCTCCTCCCGATGACTGCCGCTCAGATACAGCAAGCGTCCATCCGGCGTGATGGCCTTGATGAGAAACCCTGACTCCCGAAGTCGCGCTACCATCTGAGCGTCGGGAACGCGCAGGTCTCCGGTCTCGACTTGGGCGAGCGAAGGCACCGACGGCGTCTTCTCGACCGGAATCAGGCTTTGGCCATCTTCCATGTCCGCTCCTTGTTCGACCCATTTCCTCAAGATCTCGGTCTGCTCCAAGCTCAGCACCTCGCCCTTGCCTGGCATGACATCCGGATCGTCTGCCGGGAGGATCGTCAGGTAATAGAGAGAACTTCGCTCAGGGTCACCCGCTACCACCACCTCGCCATACCTTCCTCCCGCTCGAATCACCTCCGGCGTGTGCAAGCGCAGCCCACCTTTGTCCTTCTCCGCCCCATGACAGCCGTAGCAGTGGGCTTGCAAAACAGGGACGACCTCCTGCTGGTAGGAAATGCTGCGGGCCGGGCTGGGCGGTGGGGCCGGACCGCTGGCGGCCGGGCTCTTTTCCTGAGCGGCCTTTTCTTTGGCAGCCGGCTGGGCGGGGATGGCTGCCACTTCGATGACTGGAGGGGCTTGCTCGGGCTCCCTCCTTTGCTCGGGCGGGACGGGCTTCGGAGAAAGCTCTTGGCTGCCTGCGACCACCGCCAGAGGGGGTGGGCTCGGCTTGGGCTCCGCGAGCGGACCTTCCTGCGCGGGAGGGGGGGCCTCGGGCCCTTTCGCCAAGGGAAGACCCGGTTGAGCGCGGTCTTCAGGCGACTTCGCTAAGAGCATTCCAACCGCCAACAAGAGACCGACCAAGCCCCCGCCCAGCAAGCGGACGAACCAAACCTCGGAGCGGCTGCGATAGCGCTGGCGACGACCTCGTGACATCTCAGCCAAACATCTGCGTCACAGGCTGGCCTTTGTCGGCCACCGTAAAGGGTCGACCCGAAGAGGAATAAAGTTGCTTGTCCAGCGGCAAACCGAGTCCGTAGGCGATGGTGGCATTGAAGTCGGGCACCGCCACTGGATCGCGCAGGATGTTTTCGCCCGTGGCGTCGGTCTCTCCCCAAATGGTGCCACCCTTGACCCCGCCTCCGGCCAAGACGCAGCTGAAGGCCTTGGGGTAGTGATCGCGCCCGAAGTTTTGGTTGAGTCGCGGAGTCCGACCGAATTCCGTCGACAACACCACCATGGTATCCCGCAAAAGCCCGCGACGCTCCAAGTCACTCAGGAGAGTGGCCATGGCTCGATCCAGAGTGTCGGTTTGCGAGGACACTCGGTCAAAGTTGTTGGCATGGGTGTCCCACCCACCCAGGGTCACCTCCACAAAGCGGACATCCCGTTCCACCAAACGCCGGGCCAGCAAGCAGCCTTGCCCGAAGGAAGCCCGCCCGTAGGCATCGCGTAACTCGGCCGACTCTTTCGAGAGATCGAAGGCCTCCAGGTCGCGGCTCCGCATCAGCCGGAGGGCATCGTCATACATCGTGCTGTAGCCACGCACCCGCCGGTAATCATAGCGCTGGTGAAACTCCGTTTCGAAGCGACTCGACATCCTCAAGCGAGCATCCAAATCCTCATCTGTCACCCCTTTGGGAAGCTTGCTATTTTTGATCCCATTGTTCGGATTTCCCAGCACGAGCGGCTCGTAAGCCGAATCGAGAAAGCCAGCTCCCCCCCCTTGGCTGGAATTGCCGATGCGGACAAAACCCGGCAAATCGGGATTCCCTTTGCCATCCATCGCCAGCAGCCACGCCCCCATCTCCGGGTGCTTGATCGTTCCCCGCATCACGTAACTCGAATGCATGAAGTAATTTCCCTGCTCGTGCGCTCCTTGCGTGGAGGTCATGGAGCGAATGATGGCCAGCTTGTCGGCATGGGCTGCCACGCCTGGCAGGTATTCGCTTAAAAACATCCCATCGACCTTCGTCGGCAAAACGCCCAAGGGACCTTTGATTTCATTCTCATCCGCCTGGGGCTTAGGATCAAAGGTGTCGAGGTGAGTCATGCCACCGGCCATGTAGAGATAGATCACTCGGCGGGCTTGGGGGATGAAAGGGTGACTCGAGGGCTCCCCCAAGGCGTTCGCGACCCCATGCGGCAGCAGCCCCACGCCGAGGAACGCTCGGGCCGCATAGGAGACAAAATCTCGCCGGTTGAGGTCATCGCCTGATTCAAGGATGGATCGCAAGCTCATGGCAGGAGGGGGTCAGGGGTTATTGCACAAAAGCGAATTCGGTCGAGTTCAGCAGCATCCAAATGAGATCGCCGACCGCCTTGTTTCCCCGCTCGGCCACTTGCAGGGCAAACATCTCCTTCTCAGAGGGGGTGGGTCGGCGATGGAGCATACTCCGGAAAATGACATCCCGTTTGCCATCGAGGTCCTTCTCCTGGGCGAGATTCTTCATGAGCACGGATTGGCCCCGCGTCACAATGGGGTAAATGTTTCCATTCATCAGCCAGAGAGCTTGGATGGCGGATCCTTTGTCAGAGGCGTTGTTGACCACCTCCCGATTGGACTGCCCAAAGACTTGCAAGAAATGATCGGTTGGCGCTGGCGAGACCAGCTCCGAAGCCCGGACCAGCCCGGCATACCAATCCTTCCAGGGATTCTCCTCCTCCTCGCCTTGCCCCTTCTTCCCTTCGGCGAGCGCACTAGGCTTGGGAGGTTTGCCGAGGTAGCTCTCCCGAACCTCGCTCAAAGCCTTGCGGTAGGTTCGGTTCAACTCACCGGCTCGCTTGCGAAGCGCTTCCAGCCTCTTCTCCTCCTCCTTTTCGGTAGCTTCTACGATTTCTTGGCGCACGCTTTGCAACTCGATTTGGGCCTGGCCTGATCTCCGGGCAATCTCCTCGGCCATTTTGAAAATGGTGAATGACCCCAGCTCCAACATCCTCCTGGCCTGCCACTCGCGTTCACGAGATCGCTTTTCCTGCCCCAGGTCCAAGGTGCGCTCGTCCAAGTGGGGGACGGCCAAGGTCAGGACCGAATCCCACATTCGCTCGGCCGACATTCGTTTCAGAAGAGGGCCTTGAAAGTAGAAGGGCTTGGCCAAGTCGATATCCTCCGACATGGCTTCACGCTGGTAGGTCCGGGTGTTGTAGAGGACCGCTTTGAAGTCGCGCAGATCGTAATCGAGTTGCCGCATGAGACTCTCGAGGTAGGCCATCAACTCGGGATGGGAGGCCACCGTGTCGGCGGTGAAATTGTCCTCGGGCTCGATGAGACCTCTCCCCATCACTTTCTTCCACATGCGATTGGCAATCGCCCGCGTGAAGCGCTCATTTTCGGGGCTAGTCATCCAGTCGGCGAAGGTCTCTCGAAGATCCGCCCCCTGCTCAGCCTCTCCAAACAGGGTGCCCGGACCGATCTTTTCCTTCGGGCTGGCGTCGTCATATTGGTAATCGTGAGGCAGCCTGAGATCGCGACCCACCTCCCGGGCCCCCGCGTTCATCGGCAAGGTCAGATCGCGCAGGGTGCGCCGGATCTCCCGCTCTGTCAGCACCTCATCCTCCTGGATCGCTTTGCGATTCCTTTTGACGTAATCGTAAAGCTTGAGGGTTTGCCGAGGGTCCATATCCCCGCGGGTCCCATAGGTGAAGGCCGCCATGTGATAAAACTCCTTCTGGGTGATCTCATCGAAGGGGTGATTGTGACACTGCGCACACTCCATGCGGGTCCCCAAAAAGACCCGAACGGTAAAAGCCATATGGTCCAAGGGCATGCCCTTGTCTCTGGTGTAAAAACCGACCGCTGGATCGTCCCAAGCGTAGCCCTCCGCCGTTACCAAACGACGCACCAGCTCGTCATACGGCATGTGTTCGCGAATGGCTGATTTGACCCAATCGAGGTAGAAAGGCGCGGCGTTGTCATTGCCATCATAGCGCAAACGGAGAAGATCCGCCCAATAGTGGAATTCCTGGCTGACATAGGCCTCGGAGTGGAGGAGTTCCCGGATCAAGGTGGAACGGGGAGCTGGCCCTTCGTTGGCCTGGTAGGCGACTGTCTCTTCAAAGCTGGGAATGCGCCCCGCCACATCGAGGTAGATCCGGCGAAGAAAGACCTCCTCCTCAGCCGGGGCATTCGGCTCGACCCCGGCTTCTCGCTGGGCCTTTTCGACCAATTCATCCACTTGGCGAGCGGCCTCCCAGATGCGCTGCTCCTCGAAAGCCAGCGAGGGCAGCGCCAGCCAAAGAGAGAGAAAAACCGAGCCAGTCTTTCGAAATTTCATGGGTGGAGAAAGGGGGATTCTTTGAGGCAACGACCTTCCTGAGAAAATCTTCTCAAAAATTTTCGAGATGGCACCACTATTTCTGGATCAACCTTCCCGCCCTCAGGAAGTTGCGATCCCAGCGAAGGACCACTCTTGGGCGTAGCGACCGGGGCTCCCCACGTAGCGAAAGGACTTCCCATGCCCAAATTCAAACGCTCGGCCGTTCTCGCCTGCTCTCCCTCAGCCCTCTCCCAGTGGCACTATCGCCCTGGAGCCTTCACCCGCCTCTCGCCTCCTTGGGAATCGGTCCGGGAGCTGGAGCCCACCCACCCGATCCTGCTCGGCCGGGAGCCCCTGCTCGAAATCCAAGCCGGCCCCCTCAAGCGAAAGTGGCAGGTGGCTTATCCCAAGGCCACTCCGGAGGAATTCATTGATTCGCAGACCAGCGGCCCCTTCGCGCACTGGGAGCACCGCCACCGCTTCCTGGAGGAGAAGGAGGGAAGCCTCCTGGAAGACGAAATCGACTACCGCCTCCCCCTGGCCCCCTTGAGCCAGTGGTTTGCCGGACGCTTTGTGCAAAACAAGCTGGAGCGTATGTTTCGGTATCGACACGAAGTCACCCGGCTGGATCTGGAGACCCTGCCTCCCACGCCTCGCCCGCTTCATGTCCTGCTGACCGGAGCCAGCGGGATGATTGGTCGCGCCCTCAAAGCCCTTCTTCAAACGCAAGGCCACCAAGTGACCGGCCTGACTCGCTCTCCCAAAGAAGCCGACGAGATCGGTTGGAATCCCGCGCAAGGTCAGCTCGATCTCTCCTCCCTCCTGCCGCTCGATGCCGTGGTGCACCTAGCAGGGGCCAACGTCTCAGCCCAGAGGTGGACCCCCGGCTATCGCAAGCTCATCTTGGAGAGCCGCACTGTGGCCACGCAACTGCTGGCAGAGCGACTGGCGGCGCTCCCGAGTCCCCCGGCGGTCTTCCTTTCCGCCTCGGGCGCCAACTTCTATCCGCTCGATGGCCAACCGCACACCGAAGAAGGGCCTCAGGGGGATTCCTTCCTGGCTCAGGTCGTGGGCGAGTGGGAGGCGGCCTCCCAAGCGGTGGAAAGCTTTGCTCGGCGGGCCCTCTTTCGCTTGGGCGTCGTCTTGAGCCCCGGCGGCGGCGCGCTCCGAAAATTGCTTCCGCTTTTCCAACTCGGCTTGGGCGGGCCCGTTGGCCATGGGCGACAATACCTGCCCTGGATTTCCATCGATGACGCCGTCCTCCTGCTCTACCACGCCCTCCTGGATGCTCGCTACCAGGGCCCCTTGAATGCGGTCGCACCCGACATGCAGACCAGCCGAGGCTTCGGCCAAGTTCTCGGGAAGGTCCTCCGCCGCCCAGCCCTCTTGCCCGCCCCGGCCTTCGCTTTGAAAGCCGTCTTCGGGCAAATGGCGGAAGAAACCTTGCTCGGGAGTGTCCAGGCGCGCCCAGCCCGCCTGCAAGAACTCCAGTTTCCCTTCCGCTACCCGAAACTCGAACCCGCCTTGCATCACCTCTTGGGGCGAGCCGCCCGCCCGTGATTTGAATTGGACGGGGCGCGGATCCGCAGGCTTACTCCTGGGAAGATGGCAAGGAGCGTGGTGGTAATCGGGGCGGGCTTGAGCGGATTGAGCGCGGCCGGCAAGCTCCAGGAGGCAGGGTTGTCCCCGCTCGTTTTGGAGGCAAGCGATCGAGTGGGAGGTCGAGTCAAAACTGATCAAGTAGAAGGCTTCCTTCTCGATCATGGTTTTCAAATTTTCCTGACCGCCTACCCTACGGCTCAAAGGCTCTTTGACTACCCAGCCCTGGGACTGCGGTCCTTTCGCTCGGGGGCACTCATCCGAGTCCGTCAGCAATGGCATCGCATCGAAGACCCGCTTCGTGACCCCAGCCCTCGCCGATTCTGGTCAGCGCTCCGGGCTCCCATTGGCTCCATCGCGGACAAGGCCCGGCTGGCTCTTCTTCGTCGACGTCTCCTCGACACGTCCATCGCCGAAATTTGGTCGCAAGCCCCCGCCCCCCCCACCCTGGCCTTCCTTCGTGAACGGGGCTTCAGCCAGCGCATGTTGCATCGTTTCTTCCAGCCTTTTTACGGGGGCGTTTTCTTGGAAAAAGAGCTCCAAACCGACTCCCGACTCTTTGAATTCACCTTCAAAATGTTTGCGGAGGGAGAAGCCACCTTGCCAGCCCGTGGGATGCAAGCGCTCCCCGAACAGTTGGCCGCTCGCCTTGGGGAGGGGGCGATTCGCTTGGGAACCACGGTCACGCGCCTCCAAGGCCGCACCCTCCACCTTGAAAGCGGGGAATCTCTCGAAGCCGAGGCGGTCGTGCTGGCTTGCGAAGCCCCCGCCGCCCTCTCCCTCCTCGGTCAGCAAACGGCCCCACCGGGCCATGACGTCACCTGCCTTTACTTTCGCAGCAAAAGCCTGCCCTACGAAGACCCTTTCATTGCACTCGATGGCGACCGCAGCTCGCCCATCCAAACCTTCTGCATTCCCAGCCTGGTGCAGCCAAGCTATGCCCCCGAAGGAGAACATCTCCTTTCGGTCTCCGTTCTGGGGGCGCACGACCCCCAAAGCCTCGCGCGCGACATGGAGGCCGAACTCCGCCGTCTGTTCCCAAGCCTCCTCCCGGCCCACCTCGCCTACCTCCATGGCTACACCGTGCGCCATGCATTGCCCCCATCCACTCCTGCCCCCCTCCCAGCGCTGGAGGAGGGGCAATTCCTGGCGGGGGACTTCACGCAACACGCTTCCCTCGAAGGCGCTCTCCAGTCGGGACTCCGGGCGGCCGACGAGGCGTTGCATCATCTCCAAGCGGCCTGAGCGCGTAGTGGTCTGCGCATGTCCTCTCAAAAGATTCTCATCACCGGCGCCTCCAGCGGAATCGGAAAAGATGCCGCCCTCCAGCTGAGCCGTCGCCCCGGCCTCCAGCTCGCCCTCACCGGTCGCAATCAAGCGCGCCTCGAAGAAACGGCCGCTGCCTGCGAAGGGACGCCCGCCGTCTTTGTGGGCGACCTCACCAAACCCGGCCTCGCCGAGGAGATCACCGCCCAAGCCGAAGAAGCCATGGGTGGTCTGGATGGCCTGATCCACTGCGCCGGCGAAGGGCTCATCCGACCTTTGAAAGACACGACCGATGCCGAGTTCTCCCGCCTCCTCAATACCAATCTCCGCGTGGCCTTTCTCTGCGTGCAAGCAGCCGCCCACCGCATGGCGAGCCACAAGAAAGGGCGCATACTGGCACTGCCCGGCGTGCTCGGAAAGTTTCCCATGAAAGCCACCGCGGCCTACAGCGCCAGCAAGTTCGGTCTCTCCGGCTTGCTGAAAGTGGTCGCCACCGAATACCAACGCCAAGGCGTGCAGGTCATCCAAGTCTACAGCGGCGGAGTCGACAGTCCCTTCTGGGACGAACTCGATATGAAGGTCCAGCGGGACAAAATGATCCCCAGCGCGGTCATCGCCGAACACATCGCCTCCGCCATGACCGCCCCAGCTCACCTCGTCACCACCGAACTCGTCATTCAACCCGACAGCCATTTGTTCCTGTAAAAGCGGCCGCCGAGAGTGGCTCAAGCTGAAACACGGAAGACTTGGCGAATGCAGCTTCCCTAGGAAAATCGCGAGCCTCTCGGCAGCCGGACCGTCGCTATTCGGCGCCGGCGAAAAGGCGCTTCACCCGCTCCGGGTAATCGGGCGGAAATTCCCAAAAAATCTCTCCCGGTTGGCGCACCAAGCCACGTTCCTCAGGCGAAAACCCCAGGATCCCGGTCCCGATGTCGGAACTGACCCAAGGATCATTCTGGAAGTAGCCATGCCCTAGGATATCTCCGTAGATCGCCTCTGGGTAAGTGA encodes:
- a CDS encoding SDR family oxidoreductase, with the translated sequence MSSQKILITGASSGIGKDAALQLSRRPGLQLALTGRNQARLEETAAACEGTPAVFVGDLTKPGLAEEITAQAEEAMGGLDGLIHCAGEGLIRPLKDTTDAEFSRLLNTNLRVAFLCVQAAAHRMASHKKGRILALPGVLGKFPMKATAAYSASKFGLSGLLKVVATEYQRQGVQVIQVYSGGVDSPFWDELDMKVQRDKMIPSAVIAEHIASAMTAPAHLVTTELVIQPDSHLFL